In Geminocystis sp. M7585_C2015_104, the genomic window CAGTATAGCATCTGGCAGGGCGGTTTTGACACGTTCGATGATTTCGTCATTGACTCTGCCTTGCCAGGGACGATTCATGCGTTTGAGGATTTCAGGGTGGGAGTGTTGGAGGGGCAAATCCAGGTATGGCAGGACATTGTCGGTGGTGGCGATAGCTTCAATCACCTTATCGGTGAGGCCGGTGGGGTAACAGTATAGCAGTCTAATCCAGGGTATGTCTACTTTGCCGAGGGCTTTTAACAATTCTGCCAGTTTTGGTTCGCCATAGAGGTCTACGCCGTAGTTGGTGGTAATCTGGGAGATAAGGATTAATTCTTGTACTCCCTCGTCTGCCAACTGTTGTGCCTCTCTAACGATGGACTCGATAGGGCGGGATCTTTGTTTGCCCCTAAGGTGGGGGATAATGCAAAAGGAGCAGTTGTAGTCGCAGCCCTCGGCGATTCTGAGATAGGCGACTCCCTCAGTGGTGGTGCGATAACGGGGAATAGTCTCGTCGGCTATAAAGGTGGGGTTTTCGGATACGGCCTTTACTCTTTCTCCCGATTCCACTTTCTTTATTATGTCTACTATATTCTGATAGTCGCCGGTGCCAACTATAGCTACTGCTTCGGGTATTTCTGCCAGTAAAATGTCCTTAAAGTGTTGTGCCATGCACCCCGCGATAATAATTTTTTTATTGTTTTCCGCCAATTCTACTAGGGTTCTGACTGATTCTCTACGGGCGTCTTCTATAAAACTACAAGTATTTACAATGACATAATCAGCCAATTCTTCGTTAGCATCAACCCCATAGCCAGCCTGGGCCAGTAATCCCAGCATGTGTTCAGTGTCAATACGGTTTTTTTCACAGCCGAGGTGAGTGATGGCGATAGTTGGCTTTTTGCCCATAAGCGGAAGGGAGGTGGAAAACAACCCCTCGATCATAACAGATCCGGGGGTTGGGAGGCAACTACAATTTGTTATATCCTGCGTTTTTACTTATAAGGTATAGTTCCAGTTTAGCCAATTGTTGTTAGTACTCAGCTTGACTTTACAGTTGTTGGTTTGCTGGAGTGAGTAGGGGGAAAAAGGGCGCCCAAGGGGGGAGGGGAATTCAGGAAAGTGTTCTACTGAGACGTTGATAGACAGTTACCAGGGAGTTTTCATCGCCGACGTTACCAGGGAATAGTACCACTGGCAGGTGGGGGAAAAGAGGGTGATTGTCGGGGGTAGTAATAACGGAACATCCGGGTATTATCTGACCCAACAATCTGGCGACTCTGAGACTGAGGCCATCACTGAGGACGTCATTAGAGGTGATGCCTCCCTTGCTGATGAGAAAGCCGATATGGCGGGGCAAACCACGAACAATATCCATCAACACGGAGGAGACTTGTTTGCCGAATTGAAGACGGGAGTGGACAGAGGGGAAAGTCAATTCTTCTCTACTGGTGTAGACGACGGGGGTTTTGTCTTCTGCCAGGGCGTGTTTTACTTCTGCTAGGGCTTTTGCAATAATATTGTCTCTCTGTTGTAGGTCATCTTTGAGGATGGCCACATCTACTTCGATGCCATAGGTGTCGGGGAGGGAGAGGAGTTTATTTAGCTGTTGAGTAGTTTTTTTGACGTGGGAGCCAACTATGACTACGCCCCTGTTATTATTAGGTTTGTACTTAGCCATTTCGGCGGGGGGGATAGGTTGTGGGCCTAGGCCGGCGAGGGAGGTGAGGATGCTTGCGGCACTGCGGAGGAGGAATTTTTTGCCTTCCTTGGCTACTGTAAGGATGTCTTGGGCAAACCTGTCAAAATCTTCTTGAGTTTCCCCGTCTACCACCACACACTGGTTATTTTCTAGCTGACGGAGACGGGTTTGGACGCCCCTACGGATGTCGTCTAATAGGAATCTTTCTACTTGTTCTGCCTTAATTTTTCCCTTAGTTTTTTCCTCCACATACAAAGGCAGATAACTGTGATGGTAGCCGAATACGGAATCTTTGGCAAATTCGGTTTCGTGGACTGGCGTTTCCCTTCCGTCTATGATGAGATAATGGGTGGAGTTGCGGGTGATTCTGCCTCCTTCAAAGAAGGCTGGGATGAGGAAGTGGGCGGAAAAAGGGCCTAATTCCTCTGCTATTACATCTGTTTCCAGGGGGTAGTGTCCTCTGAGGGTGGAGTCTGAGCGACTTACAATAAGGTAGTCTGGCAAAGAGGCCAGCTGGATAGCTTTTTTTAGGTTACGACACACTTCACGAGTAACCTGTGCTGCTTGTTCTGAGGGCAGGGCGCGGGTGTTGGTGAGGACAAAGAAGATGGGGCAGTTGTCTTGCAGTGCTTCTACAAGGGTATCCACATCCCACTGTAGGAGGAGTAAACAACTGTGAACTGTTTGACTGCCAGTGGGGTCGTCGTCCAGGACAATAATTTTAGGTCTTTCCGTCATAACAGGGGAATGGGGATTGGGGTATGGGGGAGGGAGCGCATCGCCATGGGCTCGTAGCTGAGCACGTAGTGATACGCTCTTCCCTGTTATATCATGTTACAAGATCAATTGCAATAAAGTTAAACGTCATAGGGGGCTTTACCGGAGAATTTGAGGGTAGCCGGTTCAGGGTTTTGGCCTATTCTTCTGTCTTTTTTACCATGATATTGTCTGCCCTCGTTGACTTTTTCGGGGAAGACACCATCGGCGGGGTGGAGATATTGGATTTCGCCGTTGGGGTAGATGCGGTAGATTTTGTAGTTTTCGATTTTGGGTTTGAATTTAGTGCGCAGTTGGGTGCCTAGGGCTAGACACTGTTCTTTACGGGCAAAATACAGGATATTCTCCCCTTCATGCATAATAGCGGCACCGCCGGTGGGCATTTCAAAAACCTGTTCTTTGGGACTAGTCCAGGTGATGGCATATTTTTCCTCCCTGTCGGCGGCGGAGAGTAGGCCACCGGTGCTTCCG contains:
- the rimO gene encoding 30S ribosomal protein S12 methylthiotransferase RimO; translation: MGKKPTIAITHLGCEKNRIDTEHMLGLLAQAGYGVDANEELADYVIVNTCSFIEDARRESVRTLVELAENNKKIIIAGCMAQHFKDILLAEIPEAVAIVGTGDYQNIVDIIKKVESGERVKAVSENPTFIADETIPRYRTTTEGVAYLRIAEGCDYNCSFCIIPHLRGKQRSRPIESIVREAQQLADEGVQELILISQITTNYGVDLYGEPKLAELLKALGKVDIPWIRLLYCYPTGLTDKVIEAIATTDNVLPYLDLPLQHSHPEILKRMNRPWQGRVNDEIIERVKTALPDAILRTTFIVGFPGETEQHFQHLLQFVKRHQFDHVGVFTFSPEEGTKAYNMSEQVPEKVKEERRNRLMEVQQPIAASKNKAEVGKIVPVLLEQENPATGEMIGRSPRFAPDVDGLVYVKGVATLGQITPVLITAADVYDLYGETV
- a CDS encoding four-carbon acid sugar kinase family protein, which gives rise to MTERPKIIVLDDDPTGSQTVHSCLLLLQWDVDTLVEALQDNCPIFFVLTNTRALPSEQAAQVTREVCRNLKKAIQLASLPDYLIVSRSDSTLRGHYPLETDVIAEELGPFSAHFLIPAFFEGGRITRNSTHYLIIDGRETPVHETEFAKDSVFGYHHSYLPLYVEEKTKGKIKAEQVERFLLDDIRRGVQTRLRQLENNQCVVVDGETQEDFDRFAQDILTVAKEGKKFLLRSAASILTSLAGLGPQPIPPAEMAKYKPNNNRGVVIVGSHVKKTTQQLNKLLSLPDTYGIEVDVAILKDDLQQRDNIIAKALAEVKHALAEDKTPVVYTSREELTFPSVHSRLQFGKQVSSVLMDIVRGLPRHIGFLISKGGITSNDVLSDGLSLRVARLLGQIIPGCSVITTPDNHPLFPHLPVVLFPGNVGDENSLVTVYQRLSRTLS
- a CDS encoding photosystem I reaction center subunit II is translated as MSETIQLTGKTPKFGGSTGGLLSAADREEKYAITWTSPKEQVFEMPTGGAAIMHEGENILYFARKEQCLALGTQLRTKFKPKIENYKIYRIYPNGEIQYLHPADGVFPEKVNEGRQYHGKKDRRIGQNPEPATLKFSGKAPYDV